Proteins encoded within one genomic window of Anastrepha ludens isolate Willacy chromosome 4, idAnaLude1.1, whole genome shotgun sequence:
- the LOC128861079 gene encoding uncharacterized protein LOC128861079: protein MAEISTDELKAEIHAILDTADLSVVSVKKVREQVEKKLNCSLLSRKKEFDSIVMDFINQPQGESESSQEEEEEVSEVEEVEKKTAKKRPQPTQRKAATKQKKRKAINDSDSGSESDSGSDSDYEVPKKKGPKKKAGGGSGASGGGGGTGRKSTGFTRPYTLSPELSALMGAESLPRHVVVKKVWAIIKERNLYDPKNKQFAICDDELMKVMKVKRFRTFGMLKHLKPHFLD from the coding sequence ATGGCTGAAATTTCAACTGATGAATTAAAGGCAGAAATCCATGCCATACTGGATACTGCGGATCTCTCGGTTGTGTCGGTGAAGAAAGTGCGTGAGCAAGTGGAGAAGAAACTTAATTGTTCCCTACTGAGTCGTAAGAAGGAATTCGATAGTATTGTTATGGATTTTATTAACCAGCCACAAGGGGAAAGCGAATCTTcgcaagaggaagaagaagaagtttctGAAGtggaagaagttgaaaaaaagactGCAAAAAAGCGGCCTCAGCCTACCCAGCGCAAGGCAGCAACTAAACAGAAGAAGCGGAAGGCCATAAACGATTCTGATTCAGGGTCGGAATCAGATAGTGGTTCAGACTCGGATTATGAAGTACCAAAAAAGAAGGGCCCGAAGAAGAAGGCTGGTGGTGGTAGTGGTGCTagcggtggcggtggcggtaCTGGTCGCAAATCAACTGGGTTTACGCGGCCTTACACACTATCCCCAGAATTGTCAGCACTAATGGGCGCTGAATCACTACCGCGTCACGTAGTGGTCAAAAAAGTGTGGGCCATAATAAAAGAACGCAATTTATACGATCCGAAGAATAAACAATTTGCGATTTGCGATGACGAATTAATGAAAGTGATGAAAGTTAAACGCTTCCGCACTTTTGGCATGTTGAAACACTTGAAGCCACATTTCCTTGATTAA